In Aspergillus luchuensis IFO 4308 DNA, chromosome 1, nearly complete sequence, the following are encoded in one genomic region:
- the rpt3 gene encoding proteasome regulatory particle base subunit RPT3 (COG:O;~EggNog:ENOG410PGYA;~InterPro:IPR003960,IPR003959,IPR027417,IPR003593, IPR032501,IPR035256,IPR005937;~PFAM:PF16450,PF00004,PF07728,PF07724;~go_component: GO:0005737 - cytoplasm [Evidence IEA];~go_function: GO:0005524 - ATP binding [Evidence IEA];~go_function: GO:0016787 - hydrolase activity [Evidence IEA];~go_function: GO:0016887 - ATPase activity [Evidence IEA];~go_function: GO:0036402 - proteasome-activating ATPase activity [Evidence IEA];~go_process: GO:0030163 - protein catabolic process [Evidence IEA]), whose product MGDVAVETPANNVTPLTKAAPLDTIPNIDSLEGTGNDGSDEYATLKRLQRHLEYIQLQEEYIKDEQRSLKRELVRAQEEIKRIQSVPLVIGQFMEAIDQNTGIVQSSTGSNYVVRILSTLDREKLKPSSSVALHRHSNALVDILPPEADSSIAMLGENEKPDVTYADVGGLDMQKQEIREAVELPLTHFDLYKQIGIDPPRGVLLYGPPGTGKTMLVKAVANSTTASFIRVNGSEFVQKYLGEGPRMVRDVFRMARENSPAIIFIDEIDAIATKRFDAQTGADREVQRILLELLNQMDGFEQSSNVKVIMATNRADTLDPALLRPGRLDRKIEFPSLRDRRERRLIFSTIASKMSLSPEVDLDSLIVRNEPLSGAVIAAIMQEAGLRAVRKNRYNIIQSDLEDAYAAQVKTGQEADRLEFYR is encoded by the exons ATGGGAGACGTCGCCGTCGAGACCCCGGCGAACAACGTCACGCCTCTCACCAAGGCAGCTCCATTGGACACGATCCCCAACATAGACTCGCTCGAGGGCACAGGAAACGACGGGAGCGATGAATATGCCACATTGAAGAGATTGCAGAGACACCTAGA GTACATTCAACTTCAGGAGGAGTACATCAAGGATGAGCAAAG GAGCTTGAAGAGGGAACTCGTTCGTGCgcaggaggagatcaagCGGATACAGAGTGTGCCTTTGGTTATCGGCCAGTTTATGGAGGCGATCGATCAGAA TACCGGTATTGTGCAATCGTCGACTGGCTCGAATTATGTCGTCCGTATCCTCTCCACGCTCGACCGCGAGAAGCTCAAGCCTTCGTCTTCGGTCGCACTCCACCGTCACTCCAACGCCCTTGTCGATATCCTACCCCCGGAGGCTGACTCCTCCATTGCTATGCTGGGCGAGAACGAGAAGCCAGATGTGACTTATGCGGATGTTGGTGGTCTTGACATGCAGAAGCAGGAGATCAGGGAAGCAGTCGAGCTGCCCTTGACGCACTTTGACCTTTACAAGCAGATCG GTATCGATCCTCCCCGCGGTGTCCTCCTTTACGGCCCTCCCGGTACGGGTAAGACTATGCTGGTCAAGGCGGTGGCAAACAGCACGACCGCCAGCTTTATCCGTGTAAACGGCTCGGAATTCGTTCAGAAATACCTGGGTGAAGGACCTCGCATGGTTCGTGATGTTTTCAGAATGGCGCGGGAGAACTCCCCGGCTATCATTTTCATTGATGAAATTGATGCCATCGCCACGAAGCGTTTCGACGCCCAGACGGGTGCAGACCGTGAGGTGCAGCGTATCTTGCTGGAACTTCTCAaccagatggatggattcgaGCAGTCGAGCAACGTCAAGGTCATCATGGCCACCAACAGAGCTGATACTCTGGATCCGGCCCTGCTTCGTCCGGGTCGTCTGGACCGGAAGATCGAGTTCCCGTCTTTGCGGGACCGGCGTGAACGCCGGTTGATTTTCTCTACGATAGCATCCAAGATGTCTCTTTCGCCGGAAGTTGACCTGGACTCGCTGATTGTGCGCAACGAGCCCCTCTCTGGTGCGGTCATTGCCGCCATCATGCAAGAGGCTGGTCTCCGCGCTGTGCGAAAGAACCGTTACAACATCATCCAGTCGGATCTCGAGGATGCTTATGCCGCCCAGGTGAAGACCGGACAGGAAGCGGATAG ACTCGAATTCTACCGGTAA
- the PEP2 gene encoding pepsin-like aspartic protease (COG:O;~EggNog:ENOG410PFB5;~InterPro:IPR021109,IPR033819,IPR001461,IPR001969, IPR033121;~MEROPS:MER0000941;~PFAM:PF00026,PF14543;~SECRETED:SignalP(1-18);~go_component: GO:0000324 - fungal-type vacuole [Evidence IEA];~go_function: GO:0004190 - aspartic-type endopeptidase activity [Evidence IEA];~go_process: GO:0006508 - proteolysis [Evidence IEA]), translating into MKSASLLTASVLLGCASAEVHKLKLNKVPLEEQLYTHNIDAHVRALGQKYMGIRPSIHKELVEENPINDMSRHDVLVDNFLNAQYFSEIELGTPPQKFKVVLDTGSSNLWVPSSECSSIACYLHNKYDSSASSTYHKNGSEFAIKYGSGSLSGFISQDTLKIGDLKVKGQDFAEATNEPGLAFAFGRFDGILGLGYDTISVNKIVPPFYNMLDQGLLDEPVFAFYLGDTNKEGDDSVATFGGVDKDHYTGELIKIPLRRKAYWEVDLDAIALGDDVAELDNTGVILDTGTSLIALPADLAEMINAQIGAKKGWTGQYTVDCDKRSSLPDVTFTLAGHNFTITSYDYTLEVQGSCVSAFMGMDFPEPVGPLAILGDAFLRKWYSVYDLGNSAVGLAKAK; encoded by the exons ATGAAGTCAGCCTCCTTGCTCACAGCATCCGTGCTGTTGGGCTGTGCCTCCGCCGAGGTTCACAAGCTCAAGCTTAACAAGGTGCCTTTGGAAGAGCAGCTT TACACGCATAACATCGACGCCCATGTCCGCGCTTTGGGCCAGAAGTACATGGGTATCCGCCCGTCCATCCACAAAGAGCTGGTCGAGGAGAACCCTATCAATGACATGAGCCGTCATGATGTCCTGGTGGACAACTTTCTGAATGCACAGT ACTTCTCTGAGATCGAGCTGGGTACTCCCCCCCAGAAGTTCAAGGTTGTCCTGGACACTGGTAGCTCGAACCTTTGGGTTCCTTCGAGCGAATGCAGCTCTATTGCCTGCTACCTCCACAACAAGTATGACTCGTCTGCCTCGAGTACGTACCACAAGAACGGCAGTGAATTCGCCATCAAGTACGGCTCTGGCAGCCTTAGCGGATTCATCTCTCAGGACACCCTGAAGATTGGCGACCTGAAGGTCAAAGGACAGGACTTCGCTGAGGCGACCAACGAGCCCGGTCTTGCCTTTGCCTTCGGCCGGTTCGATGGCATTCTCGGCTTGGGTTATGACACCATCTCCGTGAACAAGATTGTTCCTCCCTTCTACAACATGCTTGACCAGGGTCTTCTTGACGAGCCCGTCTTTGCCTTCTACCTTGGAGACACCAACAAGGAGGGTGACGATTCCGTGGCAACTTTCGGTGGCGTCGACAAGGACCACTACACTGGCGAGCTGATCAAGATCCCCCTCCGTCGCAAGGCTTACTGGGAGGTTGACCTTGATGCCATTGCTCTTGGCGACGATGTTGCTGAGTTGGATAACACCGGTGTCATCCTGGACACTGGTACTTCCCTGATTGCTCTGCCTGCTGACTTGGCCGAGATGAT CAATGCTCAGATCGGTGCTAAGAAGGGCTGGACCGGCCAGTACACCGTTGACTGCGACAAGCGCTCGTCCCTGCCCGATGTTACCTTCACCCTTGCCGGCCacaacttcaccatcacctcgTACGACTACACCTTGGAGGTGCAGGGCTCTTGCGTCAGTGCCTTCATGGGCATGGACTTCCCTGAGCCGGTTGGTCCTTTGGCCATTTTGGGCGATGCGTTCCTGCGCAAGTGGTACAGTGTGTATGACCTTGGTAACAGCGCTGTTGGCCTGGCTAAGGCCAAGTAA
- a CDS encoding uncharacterized protein (COG:S;~EggNog:ENOG410PPT9;~TransMembrane:4 (i20-42o54-76i81-100o152-171i)): MAMRIYHRRPRRYHWPELQLNIWIIVVLSSSAICLGIFAWFMTVQNDLGLEVPWLFPYMITTGALGIFFVIFILILAAQRFLLPGIIIIGGFILFVLWLTGLVETSLQLYGVVANVNDNCRNYIDNVKPVGDGWKTLAWIEEETICNCWRTAFAFELVNTIFYVWMIIMSWQVNRDLYR; this comes from the exons ATGGCAATGCGAATCTACCACCGCCGTCCCCGCCGCTACCACTGGCCCGAACTCCAACTCAACATCTGGATCATCGTGgttctctcctcatccgcaATCTGTCTGGGAATATTCGCCTGGTTCATGACGGTTCAAAATGATTTGGGATTGGAAGTTCCTTG GCTCTTCCCCTACATGATAACAACCGGCGCActcggcatcttcttcgtAATTTTCATCCTAATCCTAGCCGCACAACGCTTCCTCCTGCCCGGGATAATCATCATCGGGGGGTTTATTCTCTTCGTGCTGTGGTTAACGGGGCTAGTGGAGACATCGCTCCAGCTGTATGGGGTCGTCGCGAACGTTAATGATAATTGTCGCAATTATATTGATAATGTTAAGCCTGTGGGCGATGGGTGGAAGACGTTGGCGtggattgaggaggagactATTT GCAATTGTTGGAGAACGGCGTTTGCGTTTGAATTGGTGAATACCATCTTTTATGTCTGGATGATTATTATGTCGTGGCAGGTTAATCGGGATCTTTATCGTTGA
- the fcpA gene encoding protein-serine/threonine phosphatase (COG:K;~EggNog:ENOG410PH1W;~InterPro:IPR036420,IPR001357,IPR011947,IPR036412, IPR039189,IPR023214,IPR004274;~PFAM:PF03031,PF00533;~go_component: GO:0005634 - nucleus [Evidence IEA];~go_function: GO:0004721 - phosphoprotein phosphatase activity [Evidence IEA];~go_function: GO:0008420 - RNA polymerase II CTD heptapeptide repeat phosphatase activity [Evidence IEA];~go_process: GO:0070940 - dephosphorylation of RNA polymerase II C-terminal domain [Evidence IEA]), with protein MLLRLPPSLHYPITVTSLLKQPGDKVERDEALFWYVYQTTVTEGDGLGNKVDVKRKFPTKFESTVDGEVVQWKIEKGDVIDEPVDVLEVDEPCAHEVQFGGLCAICGKDMTDFSYNTEVTDVHRAPIQMAHDNTTLTVSEQEATRVEEDAKRRLLANRKLSLVVDLDQTIIHATVDPTVGEWMQDKENPNYQALSDVRAFQLVDDGPGMRGCWYYVKLRPGLESFLQNVSEMYELHIYTMGTRSYAQHIASIIDPDRKLFGDRILSRDESGSLVAKNLHRLFPVDTKMVVIIDDRGDVWRWNPNLIKVSPYDFFVGIGDINSSFLPKKQELGPPSKGGEKPVAKAAKGGLAEHHVNGATAKRDDQTEVSTLEQLVTMGGGDNPRLLQEQSDAQEETIMHQVEDRPLLQKQKELDAEDDAAESSDTSSSIDDSQDLSKHRHHLLEDNDRELFDLEVRLEQVHRDFFDEYDRRRSRALGGRVAALRGEKPSKEKDVDLKLVPDVKIIMPQMKHRILGGVTLVFSGVLPLGTDTQNADISLWAKSFGAVIASKINMKTTHLVAGRNRTAKVREATRYPKVKIVTTQWLLDCLTQWKRLAEEPYLLPVHPDDRGEPISPGSKEVAESAWLSSSDEATGDSVADDEEATEEILKSAGISEMSPLGYDDEEQAAVHDELKEFLGSDDESESDSEATFMDETGTPSASKKRKREEGDGGDDDDDDQDTDSAGEGDEPGSRLAQRIKRSYERSTGLKEVASAGAVESTASTTASATEPGTEEPEQIADESSPPDPAEVDPADEDDELEREMMAALEGGDYNSEAEEQIANENG; from the exons ATGCTTCTCCGGTTACCGCCTAGCCTCCATTACCCGATCACCGTCACGTCGCTGCTGAAACAGCCCGGTGATAAGGTGGAACGGGATGAGGCGCTATTCTGGTATGTGTACCAGACGACTGTgacggagggggatgggCTGGGGAATAAGGTGGATGTGAAGCGCAAGTTCCCGACGAAGTTCGAATCGACGgttgatggggaggtggtgcaGTGGAAGATTGAAAAGGGGGATGTTATTGATGAGCC GGTCGATGTTTTGGAGGTTGATGAGCCATGTGCTCATGAGGTCCAGTTTGGTGGGCTCTGTGCCATTTGTGGGAAGGATATGACTGA TTTTTCGTACAATACTGAGGTGACGGATGTGCATCGCGCGCCAATTCAGATGGCCCACGATAATACTACGTTGACTGTCAGTGAACAAGAAGCTACgcgggtggaagaggatgcgAAGCGCCGCTTACTGGCGAATCGGAAGTTGTCGCTGGTTGTCGATCTGGATCAGACCATTATTCATGCTACCGTCGACCCGACTGTCGGAGAATGGATGCAGGACAAGGAAAACCCGAATTATCAGGCTCTGAGCGATGTGCGTGCGTTTCAGCTGGTAGATGATGGGCCGGGAATGCGCGGGTGCTGGTACTATGTGAAGCTACGACCGGGGCTAGAGTCGTTTCTGCAGAATGTGTCGGAGATGTATGAGCTGCATATCTACACCATGGGAACGAGGTCCTATGCGCAACATATCGCTAGTATCATAGATCCAGACCGCAAACTCTTTGGTGACCGTATTCTCAGCCGAGATGAGAGTGGCAGCTTGGTGGCCAAGAACTTGCACCGGCTGTTCCCGGTGGACACCAAGATGGTCGTCATTATCGACGACCGCGGGGACGTCTGGCGCTGGAACCCCAATCTCATCAAGGTGTCGCCGTACGACTTCTTCGTCGGCATCGGGGACATCAACTCTAGTTTCCtcccgaagaagcaggagctgGGACCTCCCAGCAAAGGGGGCGAGAAGCCGGTAGCCAAGGCAGCGAAGGGGGGTTTAGCGGAACATCATGTCAACGGGGCGACGGCAAAGAGAGACGACCAGACAGAGGTTTCGACGTTGGAACAGCTGGTAACAATGGGTGGTGGCGATAATCCCAGGTTATTACAAGAGCAGAGCGATGCACAAGAGGAGACAATCATGCATCAAGTGGAGGACCGGCCATTACTGCAGAAGCAAAAGGAGCTAGACGCGGAGGACGATGCAGCAGAGAGCAGCGATACATCCAGCAGCATAGACGACTCACAAGATCTGAGCAAGCACCGACATCACCTACTGGAGGACAATGATCGGGAGCTGTTCGACCTCGAGGTGCGTTTGGAGCAAGTACACCGGGACTTTTTCGACGAATATGACCGACGACGTTCACGGGCACTGGGCGGACGAGTCGCCGCCCTGCGCGGCGAAAAGCCGTCCAAAGAGAAGGACGTCGACCTAAAACTAGTCCCAGACGTCAAGATCATCATGCCCCAAATGAAGCATCGAATCCTCGGCGGCGTGACCCTCGTATTTTCGGGCGTGCTTCCCCTCGGCACGGATACACAAAACGCTGACATCTCCCTCTGGGCGAAGAGCTTTGGGGCGGTCATTGCATCGAAGATTAACATGAAGACCACGCATCTCGTCGCCGGGCGGAACCGCACAGCCAAAGTGCGCGAAGCGACCCGGTACCCGAAAGTCAAGATCGTCACGACACAATGGCTCCTGGACTGTCTGACACAATGGAAGCGCTTAGCGGAGGAACCGTACCTCCTCCCCGTGCATCCAGACGACCGCGGCGAGCCAATTTCACCGGGATCCAAAGAGGTAGCGGAGAGCGCGTGGCTCTCATCGTCGGACGAGGCAACGGGCGACTCTGTAgcggatgacgaagaagcaaCAGAGGAAATTCTCAAATCCGCAGGGATATCCGAAATGTCGCCCCTCGGctacgacgacgaggagcagGCCGCGGTCCACGATGAGCTCAAGGAGTTCCTGGGCAGTGACGatgagagcgagagcgacAGCGAAGCCACATTCATGGATGAGACAGGTACTCCATCTGCCAGCAAGAAGCGGAAGCgcgaggaaggagacggcggcgacgatgacgacgacgaccaGGATACGGATAGTGCCGGCGAGGGCGACGAGCCAGGCTCGCGGCTAGCTCAGCGGATCAAGCGGTCATACGAGCGCAGCACGGGGCTGAAGGAGGTAGCCAGCGCAGGGGCGGTAGAGTCGACTGCAAGCACAACAGCATCTGCAACGGAACCGGGGACAGAGGAGCCGGAGCAGATTGCTGACGAGTCGAGCCCGCCTGATCCAGCAGAGGTGGATCCggccgacgaggatgacgagctgGAGCGCGAGATGATGGCTGCACTGGAAGGAGGGGATTACAAttcggaggcggaggaacaAATTGCGAATGAGAATGGATAG
- the CAR1 gene encoding arginase (BUSCO:EOG09263E87;~COG:E;~EggNog:ENOG410PFFU;~InterPro:IPR020855,IPR023696,IPR014033,IPR006035;~PFAM:PF00491;~go_function: GO:0004053 - arginase activity [Evidence IEA];~go_function: GO:0016813 - hydrolase activity, acting on carbon-nitrogen (but not peptide) bonds, in linear amidines [Evidence IEA];~go_function: GO:0046872 - metal ion binding [Evidence IEA];~go_process: GO:0006525 - arginine metabolic process [Evidence IEA]) produces the protein MTSPSTIRQRFLSKPNQLGVVAVGFNGGQCKMGVEAAPMALVQAGLLEQLRDDLGYELHYDEKVHHYEDKMPESDPDHRGMKKPRSVSAVTESLSAQVYEHAKEGKFVLTLGGDHSIAIGTISGTAKAIRERLGREMAVIWVDAHADINIPEMSPSGNIHGMPMAFLTRLAREEQKDIFGWLQDEHIVNTRKLVYIGLRDVDRGEKQLLREHGIKAFSMHDVDRYGIGRVVEMALAHIGNDTPIHLSFDVDALDPQWAPSTGTPVRGGLTLREGDFICECVHETGNLVAMDLVEVNPSLEEHGASDTIRTGCSIVRSALGDTLL, from the exons ATGACTTCTCCTTCGACAATCCGGCAGAGATTCCTCTCCAAGCCCAACCAGCTGGGCGTCGTGGCCGTTGGTTTCAATGGCGGGCAG TGCAAGATGGGCGTCGAAGCAGCCCCGATGGCTCTCGTTCAAGCCGGTCTGCTCGAGCAACTGCGCGACGATCTGGGCTACGAACTGCACTATGACGAGAAGGTCCACCACTACGAAGATAAGATGCCCGAGTCCGACCCCGACCACCGCGGCATGAAGAAGCCCCGGTCGGTCAGCGCCGTTACCGAGTCGCTGAGCGCCCAGGTCTACGAGCACGCCAAGGAGGGCAAGTTCGTGCTGACCCTGGGTGGTGACCACTCCATCGCTATCGGTACCATTTCCGGCACGGCCAAGGCGATTCGTGAGCGACTGGGTCGTGAGATGGCTGTGATCTGGGTGGATGCGCACGCCGATATCAACATTCCTGAGATGAGCCCTAGTGGTAACATTCACGGTATGCCCATGGCGTTCTTGACGCGCTTGGCTCGTGAGGAACAAAAGGACATCTTCGGctggctgcaggatgagCACATTGTCAACACCCGCAAGCTGGTGTACATTGGTCTTCGGGACGTGGATCGCGGTGAGAAGCAGCTGCTTCGTGAGCATGGCATTAAGGCGTTTAGCATGCATGATGTTGATCG GTACGGCATTGGCCGCGTGGTCGAAATGGCCCTGGCGCACATTGGCAATGACACACCGATCCACCTGTCGTTCGACGTGGACGCGCTGGACCCGCAGTGGGCGCCTAGCACGGGTACCCCTGTGCGTGGTGGACTGACACTGCGCGAGGGTGACTTCATCTGCGAGTGTGTGCACGAGACGGGTAACCTGGTGGCGATGGatttggtggaggtgaaCCCCAGCCTGGAGGAACATGGCGCTAGCGACACCATTCGGACGGGATGTTCGATTGTGCGGAGTGCCCTGGGAGATACCTTGCTGTAA
- a CDS encoding glutamyl-tRNA(Gln) amidotransferase subunit PET112 (BUSCO:EOG09262MFL;~COG:J;~EggNog:ENOG410PFWQ;~InterPro:IPR014746,IPR017958,IPR017959,IPR042114, IPR018027,IPR006075,IPR004413,IPR003789;~PFAM:PF02934,PF02637;~go_function: GO:0003824 - catalytic activity [Evidence IEA];~go_function: GO:0016874 - ligase activity [Evidence IEA];~go_function: GO:0016884 - carbon-nitrogen ligase activity, with glutamine as amido-N-donor [Evidence IEA]) produces the protein MLRPWLRQCPRATRSLACPQCHLPRPQTARRALRPLPALSLSHPIRSLQTVTTDSPDRIPLRKQLKQDAKAVKARKRQTRENEEASRQKWELTVGIEIHAQLNTESKLFSRASTSSTDLPNSNVALFDLAFPGSQPEFQIATLLPALRAALALNCEIQPVSKFDRKHYFYQDQPAGYQITQYYEPFAKNGYVDLFRHDGIAPEDGDTVRIGIKQVQMEQDTAKSQEYPPSTQLLDFNRVSHPLVEIITMPQIHTPATAAACVRKIQSILQSCNAVTTGMELGGLRADVNVSIRQRGDTAGTHQYGGIGGLGQRTEIKNLSSFKAVEDAIIAEKNRQIAVLESGGVVEGETRGWTIGSTETRKLRGKEGEVDYRYMPDPDLPPLYIGADLVAALQTNLPTSSDALIELLAGPEYGLPIEDAKPLVELEDGARLEYYQEVVDLLRALQSDQEPKAQKGLARVAGNWVLHELGGLWAKAEEAWDAARVPAPSLAALIDQLQRKHITGPTAKQVLAMVFAGDERPIPQLLEEENLLLRPLSREEYVALAEAAINLNPTMVEQIRQKNQLGKLGWFVGQMMRMGEKGRVEAPRADAILRELILDQR, from the exons ATGCTTCGACCGTGGCTTCGGCAGTGCCCGCGAGCAACCCGCTCGCTCGCCTGCCCGCAATGCCATCTTCCCCGGCCGCAGACTGCCAGGCGCGCCCTTAGGCCCCTCCCTGCCTTGTCCCTTTCGCATCCCATTCGATCCCTCCAAACTGTGACGACCGACTCGCCGGACCGCATTCCCCTGCGAAAGCAGCTGAAACAGGACGCCAAGGCCGTCAAGGCGCGCAAGCGACAGACTCGAGAGAATGAGGAGGCCTCCCGACAGAAGTGGGAGTTGACCGTGGGCATTGAGATCCACGCGCAGTTGAACACCGAGTCCAAATTATTTTCGC GAGCGTCTACATCATCTACGGATCTTCCCAATTCGAACGTTGCGCTGTTCGATCTAGCATTCCCGGGGTCGCAACCG GAGTTTCAAATCGCAACGctcctccccgccctccGCGCCGCCCTTGCTTTGAACTGCGAGATACAGCCAGTCAGCAAATTCGACCGCAAGCATTACTTCTACCAGGACCAGCCGGCCGGATACCAGATCACCCAATACTACG AGCCTTTTGCGAAGAATGGCTATGTAGACCTGTTCCGCCATGATGGCATTGCGCCTGAGGACGGCGACACGGTTCGCATCGGCATCAAACAGGTCCAGATGGAACAGGATACCGCCAAGTCGCAAGAATATCCGCCCTCGACGCAACTCCTCGACTTCAACCGtgtctcccaccccctcgtCGAGATCATCACTATGCCGCAGATCCATACTCCCGCCACCGCGGCGGCCTGTGTTCGGAAGATCCAGTCCATCTTGCAGTCATGTAATGCGGTGACAACTGGCATGGAGCTGGGAGGTCTGCGGGCTGACGTCAACGTCTCCATCCGCCAACGAGGTGACACAGCCGGCACGCATCAGTACGGTGGCATCGGCGGACTCGGACAACGCACGGAGATCAAGAACCTGAGCAGTTTCAAGGCGGTCGAGGATGCCATCATTGCGGAGAAGAACCGGCAGATTGCCGTCCTTGAGAGTGGCGGGGTGGTAGAAGGTGAAACCCGCGGCTGGACGATTGGAAGCACCGAAACGCGCAAACTACGAGGCAAAGAGGGGGAGGTCGACTATCGCTATATGCCCGACCCGGATCTTCCGCCCCTATACATCGGCGCCGACCTCGTGGCAGCGCTTCAGACCAATCTCCCAACGTCCTCGGATGCGCTTATTGAACTACTGGCCGGGCCGGAGTATGGGCTGCCCATCGAGGACGCGAAGCCGTTGGTGGAACTAGAAGACGGCGCCCGGTTGGAGTACTATCAGGAAGTCGTGGACCTCCTGCGGGCGCTGCAGTCGGATCAGGAACCCAAGGCACAGAAAGGATTGGCGCGGGTGGCCGGCAACTGGGTTCTTCATGAGCTTGGGGGTCTCTGGGCCAAAGCGGAGGAAGCGTGGGATGCGGCGCGGGTGCCTGCCCCGAGTCTGGCCGCGCTGATCGACCAGCTGCAGCGGAAGCACATCACAGGGCCGACGGCGAAGCAGGTACTCGCCATGGTGTTCGCGGGGGATGAGCGGCCGATCCcccagctgctggaggaggagaacctgctgctgcggccaCTGTCGCGCGAGGAGTATGTAGCGCTGGCGGAGGCAGCAATCAACTTGAACCCCACCATGGTAGAACAGATCCGACAAAAGAACCAACTGGGCAAGCTGGGCTGGTTTGTCGGGCAGATGATGCGCATGGGCGAGAAGGGACGAGTGGAAGCGCCGAGAGCAGATGCGATTCTGCGGGAGTTGATCTTGGATCAGCGATAA